The following are encoded in a window of Alosa sapidissima isolate fAloSap1 chromosome 12, fAloSap1.pri, whole genome shotgun sequence genomic DNA:
- the LOC121677981 gene encoding uncharacterized protein LOC121677981, translated as MSSPAKQVKREGETVVGYLHALSPVKTSRQSVRYFECTIQTGHEEFNRVVCFSMEKRNDFVVAVDNKQAVKLVDTRKSVSYGNPGGYDVILSHGSRVEASDDLPFLRREPRSAGKMTVEEVLGLGPRQRVGVIEAKMLQATASRIVPVNGLPCELKSFEICDSTGQTALTVWERHILSVQEGRSYRFATLSTRKEEDRTVLTTTPSTVITAIAEVGQPASLRSVSARASQTVSGPVTGVQIVAKLRCQRCHASQENVAPRSPTHRCDRCGLLQRANSYTIFYSGVLVVIGGHGEERTMTLTNSSVFNYVRDNYLTCSAHDGRALEDQVMSLSELDVTVNEGGLVVRFGKQAEEVRGAAKETDNGCINPTTPFLEIRGTSEGKPVMPP; from the exons ATGTCCAGCCCGGCGAAGCAGGTGAAGAGAGAAGGCGAGACCGTGGTCGGCTACCTCCACGCGCTGTCACCGGTCAAGACGTCACGTCAGAGTGTCCGGTACTTCGAGTGCACCATACAGACCGGACACGAAGAGTTCAACCGAGTGGTCTGTTTCTCCATGGAGAAGAGGAACGACTTCGTCGTAGCCGTGGACAACAAGCAGGCGGTCAAGCTGGTGGACACGCGAAAGAGCGTCA GCTACGGCAATCCCGGGGGGTACGACGTGATCCTGTCCCACGGCAGCAGAGTGGAGGCGTCGGACGACCTGCCATTCCTGCGGAGGGAGCCTCGGTCCGCTGGCAAGATGACCGTCGAGGAGGTTTTGGGTCTTGGTCCGAGGCAGCGA gtGGGCGTGATCGAGGCCAAGATGCTCCAGGCCACGGCCAGCAGGATCGTTCCAGTCAACGGCCTGCCCTGCGAACTGAAATCGTTCGAGATCTGCGACTCCACCGGGCAGACAGCGCTGACCGTGTGGGAACGCCACATCTTGTCCGTGCAGGAGGGCAGATCGTACCGCTTCGCCACTTTGTCCACCAGGAAGGAGGAGGACCGGACCGTCCTGACGACCACTCCATCCACGGTGATCACGGCCATCGCGGAGGTGGGGCAGCCCGCGTCGCTGAGGTCGGTGTCCGCCAGGGCCAGTCAGACCGTGAGCGGACCTGTGACGGGGGTGCAAATCGTCGCCAAGCTGAGATGCCAGAGGTGTCACGCAAGCCAGGAAAACGTGGCCCCCAGGTCGCCCACTCACCGCTGCGACCGCTGCGGTCTCCTCCAGCGTGCAAACTCCTACACCATTTTCTATTCTGGAGTGCTGGTCGTGATCGGGGGACACGGGGAGGAGCGCACCATGACCCTGACAAATTCCTCAGTGTTCAATTACGTCAGGGACAACTACCTCACCTGCAGCGCTCACGACGGACGAGCTTTGGAGGACCAGGTAATGTCACTGTCCGAGTTGGACGTGACCGTGAACGAAGGGGGTCTGGTTGTGCGGTTCGGGAAACAAGCAGAAGAAGTCCGCGGCGCCGCGAAAGAAACcgacaatgg CTGTATCAATCCAACAACACCGTTCCTGGAAATCAGAGGAACCTCTGAAGGTAAACCTGTGATGCCCCCATGA